Genomic DNA from Ruminococcus sp. OA3:
TCAGCCTCGTCCTGCTCCAGCTCCTCATCCATAATCTCCGCGCAGATTTCAATACACTCATCACAGATATAAGCGCCGTCCGGACCTGCAATCAATTTCTTTACCTGGTCTTCTGATTTACCGCAAAAGGAACATCTGATTTTACTTTCCCCTTTAACTGCCATATTGTTCTATCCTTTCCAAAACCCATGTTTGGGTAAATGCCACATAAGACCCCCGCCGGGCAAGCAGGAGTCTTATACAATTTCATACCTTATCTGTTCGCGATCACTCCGTCAATCAGGCCGTACGCTTTTGCTTCTTCAGCAGACATATAATTGTCTCTTTCTGTATCCGCTGCAATCACCTCGATTGGCTGCCCCGTGTTCTGCGCCAGGATGGCATTTAATTTACTGCGTGTTTTTAAAATGTGTTCTGCCACGATATTAATCTCAGTTGCCTGTCCCTGAGCTCCGCCGGAAGGCTGGTGAATCATGATCTCTGCATTCGGAAGCGCAAAACGTTTTCCTTTTGTGCCGCCTGAAAGCAGGAATGCTCCCATACTTGCAGCCATTCCGATACAGATTGTAGAAACATCGCTCTTGATATACTGCATCGTGTCATAAATTGCCATACCCGCTGTTACGGATCCTCCCGGGCTGTTGATATACAGCTGAACATCTTTTCCCGGGTCCTCAGACTCCAGAAACAGCAGCTGTGCCACCACAAGGCTTGCCGTGACATCATTGACCTCTTCTCCGAGAAAAATAATCCTGTCTTTCAGCAGGCGGGAATAGATATCATAGTTCCGTTCACCGCGGCTGGTCTGTTCAATGACATAAGGTACTAAACTCATTCTACACTCTCCTTAACCGAAAAAGATATTAAACTTCTTTTGCTGCCTCAGCGATCAGTGTAACTGCTTCCTGAACAGCCATATCTTTCTTCATCTGCTCTTTTTCATAATCGCCCATCAGTTCTTTTAACTTATCCGCTTCCATCTTGTACATCTCTGCCATTTTTGCGATTTCTTCATCAAGTCTTTCATCAGCGATCTGAATATTTTCTACTTCTGCAATTTTTTCCAGTACCAGTCTGCTCTGAATACGCTGCATAGCCTGAGGTTTCATCTGCTCTTTCATCATATCCGGTGTAGATCCTGTGATCTGTACATACTGCTCCATGGAAAGTCCCTGTGCCTGCATTCTTCTTGCAAAATCATCAATCATCTGATTTACCTGATTCTCAAGCATCGGCTCCGGTATCTCCATCTGAGCATTTTCAACTGCCTTACCTACAGCAGCATCTTCTTTTGCCCGCTTTGCATCTTCTGCTTTTTTCTTCGTAAGATTTTCTTTGATATCTGCCTTATATTCTTCCAGTGTATCAAATTCAGAAACGTCTTTTGCAAAATCATCATCCAGTTCCGGAAGCTCTTTCATTTCGATTTTGTTTACCCTGCATTTAAACACTGCAGGCTTTCCCGCAAGTTCTTCCGCCTGATACTCCTCTGGAAATGTTACGTTAACGTCAACCGGCTCTCCGATTTTAACACCAATGAGCTGCTCTTCAAAACCAGGAATAAAAGAATTGGATCCGATCACCAGCGGGTAGTCATCACCTTTTCCTCCGGCAAATGCCTCTCCGTCCACAAAACCTTCAAAATCAAGTTTTACGGTATCCCCGTTTTCAACAGCTCTGTCATCTACATCTACAATACGGGAATTTGCTTCCTGCTCTTTTTTCAGCTCGGCTGCAATATCTTCCTCGGAAACTTCCAGCTCTGCTTTTGGAACTTCGAGCCCTTTATACTCTCCGAGAGTTACTTCCGGTTTCACTGCAACTTCAGCCGTAAAGACAAACGGTTTCCCGCTTTCCAGCTGTACCACATCGACAGAAGGCTGGGATACGATATCCAGACCGCTCTCATCAACTGCTTTGGAATATGCTTCAGGAATCAGTGCGTTTGCTGCATCCTCATAGAAGATACCTACGCCATACATTTTTTCAACCATCGCACGCGGAGCTTTTCCTTTACGGAAGCCCGGCATATTGATTTTGCTCTTCTGTTTCAAGTATGCTCCCTGAATAGCTTTTTCAAGTTCTTCTGCTGAAACCTCGATTGTCAGTTTTGCCATATTTTTCTCTAAATTTTCAACCTGTACGCTCATTTTGCTGCTTTCCTCCTCGTTCTCTATATGAAAAGTATCTGCACTTCTCCATACTTACAGTCATTTTTGTAGTATAGCATAAGACCCGAAAAAATTCCAGTACTTTTTGCAAATCTTGAGCGTACCACTCAAAATTCTCTGATTCCCTGATCAATGCCCGTAAACGATCGATGATTTTATCGTATCTGCAGTCTCTCTATTTACAAGAATGGTAATCAGTTCCAGTCCAAAAGCAATAGCGGTTCCGACGCCGCGGCTTGTGGTAATGTTTCCGTCTGTCACAACGCGTTCTTCACTCGTATGTGCCCCATCCAATCCGCCTTCACACCCCGGATAGCAAGTTGCCCTCCTGCCTTTCAGCAGTCCCAGGCCTCCGAACACCATAGGTGCAGCACAGATCGCGGCCAGCTTACCGCCTTTTGCATTCCATTTAAGCAGTACCTCTGTCAACGGCTTGTACGCTCCCAGATTCGTAGTACCCGGCTGTCCTCCCGGCAGAATCAGCATGTCTGCATCAGACACATCTATATCTTCAAATAATTTATCAGCTTTTACAGTAATCCCGTTAGCGCCTGTAACTTCATGACGCCCCATAATGGAGATCATTACGACTTCAATTTCTGCTCTTCGTAAAAGATCTACCGTAGTAAGGCCTTCCACTTCTTCAAATCCATCTGCTAAAAAAATATATACTTTTGCCATTTTCTCTCCTCCAATTCATATTTAGGTCCATGCGGTTTTGAAACCAACAGTATAATTATATCAGAACTGTACCGACAAGTCCACTTTCTGTAAAATAAAAAAGAATCCCGGATTCAGGATCCTCTTTGTTCTACAGCGACTTGATTCTGTTCATGATCTTTTTTCTTATCGCTTCCTTATATCTAAGCATCATCATTTCCTCTGCAGGACTGATGTCTAATGCACTTTCAATATGCCTGACACCGGCCGGTCCGGTGAATACTGCCACTTTTCCGTGTGAATGCAGCAGGGGCGATCTGCTTTTCCCGGATCTCAGGTTTTTGTCTGGTGTCCCGTCCATTAAATTCCCCCTTTTCCTGTTTAACATACAAAATTGCGGACAAAATAGCAACGAATCGATGCCTTTTTATTTAACTTTACCCAATAAAATATTCATTTCGTTGCTATCTCTGAATTCCAAACCTCACTTTGATATAATAGCCAAAAAACAGGGAGGTATTATATGCAGCCGGAATTATTGCAGCATAATTTGAAGACTCTTCGCAAAGCCCATGGCTACACGCAGGCTGATATGGGAAGAAAACTGAATATCCAGCGACAGTCTTATGCCAATTATGAAAACGGAAACCGCATACCAAGTATTGAGATGCTTTCCAAAATTGCAGCAATTTTCAAAGTTACTGTTGATTATCTGCTTCAGGATATTACCGGCTCTGCCGGTGATACGTCTTCAGACTCAACCGCTTATGCTATCACGGATCTTATAACAGACTACCTCTCCCTGCCAGAATCGTCTCAAAAAGAGATCCGGCAATTTATAGCATTCAAAAAATCAATGTCAGATTGAACTTTTGTCACTCCCACTATATCATTAATTATTTGCATTTGCAATGTATATATTTGCATTATCTTTAATTTTCTCATATTACCGGTTAAATGTGGTATACTACTTTTAAAGGAGGTACCGCCACATGGAAATTGAACGCAAATTTTTGATCCGGTCTCTGCCGGAGAATCTCTCAGAATATCAGACACTGAAAATCGAACAGGCTTATCTCTGTACAGATCCTGTCGTCAGAGTACGCAGACAGAATAATGAATACATCCTTACGTATAAGTCAAAGGGCTTTCTTTCACGCGAAGAGTATAACCTGCCCCTGACAGAGGACGCGTATCTGCATCTGAGAAAAAAGGCTGACGGCATCATACTTTCCAAGACACGCTACCTCATTCCACTTGCTGATGGCTTGAAAATCGAACTTGATTTCTTTGATTTTCCATACGAAACACTTCAGCTCGCGGAGGTAGAGTTCCCCACAGAAGAAGCAGCAGCAGCATTCACGCCGCCGGATTGGTTTGGCGAAGATGTGACTCATTCTTCACGTTACCAAAACAGTACGCTGAGTCTGTTTGATGCTACTTAGACGAATCAAGCATGGCAATCCTCTGATTTTTCAGATTTTGCCATGCTTTATTTGTTTTTTTCACTATATGTATTGCATTATGCAATTTAATCGTTTGCAATTACATGGTTTCAGTTTGTTTTTATTTCTTTTCAAATGTCTACACTATTAAGTATAGATTGCAGGAAAGGGGATTTGACAACATGGATTACAAACGAATGAACGAGCTGCGCCTGTTGGGTCTTACTATCGCCTATTACCGTAAGTTAAGAGGTATGACTCAGATGGACCTTGCTGAGGCCGTGCAAATCAGCAGAACACATATGAGCAACATTGAAGCGCCTAACGGAAAAACTTCTATTTCTCTGAATAAGCTGTTCGATATCGCCGAGACACTTGATGTCTCCATGAAGGATTTATTTGATTTCCGCAGCAACATATGAAACTATTTATGAAAAATTTGAAACAAAGCATGGCAAAACCACCTTTCCCCTGGTATTTGCCATGCTTTATTTATCTTATTTATCCTTTTCCTTGCCTTATGCACATATACACATTGCATTCTCTCGCTTTTACTTTGTTTTCATTCCCTTTTAAAAGTCTACACTATAGGTATAGATTGCAGGAAAGGGGATTTGACAACATGGATTACAAACGAATGAATGAACTTCGCCTGTTAGGTCTGACCATCGCCTACTACCGGAAGGTAAGAGGTATGACTCAGATGGAGCTTGCTGAAGCTGTACATATCAGCAGAACGCATATGAGCAACATCGAAGCGCCAAATGGAAAAACTTCTATTTCTCTGAATAAGCTGTTCGATATTGCAGAGGCACTTGACGTCTCCATGAAGGATTTATTTGATTTCCGAGACAACGCATTATAATCCTTTTGCTTTTCTCACGCAGGCTTTCATGGCCTCGATCACAGAACTTCTGAACCCCTGCTTCTCCAGGACTCGTACCGCCTCAATAGTGGTTCCTCCTGGGGAGCAGACCATATCTTTTAGTTCCCCCGGATGTTTCCCGGTCTCCATCATCAGTTTTGCACTTCCGAGCACTGACTGCGCCGCAAATTCATATGCCTGTGCCCTTGGCATACCGTCAGCAACTGCAGCGTCTGCCATAGCCTCAATGAACATGAACACATATGCCGGGGAACTGCCGCTCACTGATACGACGACGTCCATCAGACTCTCAGGGATCACCTCTGCCTTTCCAAAACTTTTCAGGATGTTCAGCACGGTTTCCATCTCCTGGTCTGTCACATTCCTATTTCTGCACGCCCCCGTCATTCCTTCACCGACAAGGGCAGGTGTATTCGGCATGGTTCGCACGATTTTACAATTACCACCCAGTCGTTCCCCCATCCAGTCCAGCGTTTTCCCCGGCGCAATGGAAACTACGATCTGCCTGTCGCTGAGTGCGTCTTTGATCTCTGTAAGTACATCCTCGTAATACTGCGGTTTTACCGCAAGAAACAGAATATCGGCAAACCCCACCACAGTACAGTTGTCCACAGTTGTGAGCACACCCTTCTCCTGCTTTGCCTTCATGATGGCCTGCTCATTTTTATCTGACACCATAATCCCATCCGGTGTCACCATCCTGCAGTTTAAAATTCCATTCATAATGGCAGATCCCATATTTCCACATCCGATAAAGCCCAGTTTCATAATCTTCTCCTCCATTCCAATCATCCAATATGGTTCACTTTTGTTTTATTCTACTCGCATTCAGGTCATGAGACAAGATGAATTTTCAAACCTCTTTCACCTTTTGAAGTTTTTTATAATATATTATATCATTAGAGTTATGTTGGAGGTATGTTATGAAAAAGTGGCTGATCGCCTGTGTCACAGTCCTTCTGCTGTGCGGTGTGTTCCTGTCCGGCTGCAGCAAGGATGAGAAACTTACCAGGGTTACGCTCAACGAAGTAGCCCATTCTATCTTCTATGCGCCTCAGTATGTCGCCATTGAAAATGGCTATTTCGCAGAAGAGGGGCTTGACCTGGAACTCGTGACTGGTTACGGTGCGGACAAAACAATGGCTGCTGTCCTCTCCGGTGAAGCTGACATTGGTTTCATGGGCGCCGAAGCATCTATTTACACTTCCCTCGAAGGGGCAAAAGATCCCGTTGTCAATTTTGCCCAGCTAACACAGCGCGCCGGAAATTTCCTCGTCGCACGGGAGCCGATGGATGATTTTAAATGGTCAGACCTGAAAGGCCATGATATTTTGGGCGGGCGAAAAGGCGGAATGCCTCAGATGGTTTTTGAGTATATTCTGAAGCAAAATGGTCTGGACCCGGAAAATGATATGAATATTGATCAGAGTATTGATTTCGGTTCCACCGCTGCCGCTTTTTCAGGCGGTCAGGCTGATTTCACCGTTGAGTTCGAACCGGGCGCAACTCTCCTGGAGCAGGAAGGTGCCGGGTATGTGGTTGCTTCCTTAGGTGTGGATTCCGGTTACGTTCCTTATACCGCTTACAGTGCCAAAGGCAGCTATATGGAAAAGAATCCGGAAATCATCCAGAAATTCACCGATGCCATGCAGAAGGGAATGGATTATGTAAACTCTCATTCTGCCGAGGAAATTGCCGGGGTTATAGAACCACAGTTCAAAGAAACAGACCTGGATACACTGACCACTATCATAAAACGTTATAAGGATCAGGAAACCTGGAAAGACAATCTTATTTTTGAAGAAAAAAGTTTTGATCTGCTGCAGGATATTCTGGAAACTGCAGGAGAACTTGACAGCCGTGCTTCTTATGACGATTTGGTTACCACAGCTTATGCCGAGAAAGCTGCTGAGTAGACGTATTTTTATCCGCCGGAAAAACCCGTTGACTGCTTCGGGTCTTTCCGGTTTTCTCTTCCTGTCAAAGAGATTAAAACAGTCTTTTCCCATCTGAAATATCGATGCCAAGTTCTTTCGCCATACCGGTTTGCTTGAATGGATTTATTTTTTCCACTGTGCCATTGTGCTGAAAAAGCGAACCTGTATTCTTAAACCAGAATGTTACATTTGCCTTTACACATTGCTCACGGATATTAAGTACCCACTCATATTTGCATATGCGGGCTTCCCTCCCCGTTTCACCGCCAACCGTAACGTGCTCTACCCCCTGAAGATACGGTGTTAAATCTATCGCTTCCAGAAGAGGGGCACACGCAATAAAACGTCGCTTTATCGGATATGATAAGAATAAGGGAAGTCTATAATCGGCCAATTCCTGATTTTCGACGGTGCATCCAATATTCACATTGTCATATCCTGTGCCCCAGTCAGACGGAAGCGATACAGGGAAACGGTCTATCCGCTTTGTCAAAATCAAAAACTCTATATCTGTTCTCTGCCTGATGATAGACCAGGCATCCTTACGCCATTCGTCCGCTTCGGGAAGAAAAAAATCAGTTGCAAAACATGTTGCAAGGATTTTGTTTCCTTTAATGTTGTATTCACCTTTTTTATTCATTCTGATTGGCCAGTCAAATTTATCCGTCTTTTGAATCGTATTCTGTCCACAGCGTTTTGCATGTGGCCCATAAAAATAACAATTTGTGCAGCCATCACTTATTTTATAACAGCCAGTCCACGGCTCCCAGTTCATAGGCTCCTCCTTATTGTTCGGATTTTATCGGTACAATGCCCATCCAGCCAGCCACTTCTGACAACGTCTTCAGTTTCGCATCCAGCAGATCATCCACAGGCGATGAATCCGTGAGCAGATCCGGGATCATCACCACTGTCATACCGGCATGATACGCTGACCGGATGCCGTTATAAGAGTCTTCCAGCGCAAGCGCACGTCCAGGCGGCGTCTCAAGGGCCTTACATGCTTTCAGGTAGATCTCGGGTGACGGCTTTGCCTCCGTCACCATCCCCCCTGTGATCACAGCCTGAAAATCCTCCAGAACCCCAGCTCCAATCAGATTTTTTAGCGTGCGGTCATGGCTGGAGGAGGTCGCCACTGCCCGTTTGATGTTCTGTGCTTTCAAAAACCCGAGCAGTTCATAGAGCCCCTTCTTCACCGGCAGCCCTTTCTCATCCACATACGCCTGAAATACCCCGCGGTATTCATCGCAGAACTGCGCAAATGGAAACTCTTCTCCGAAATTCTCTTTAAAATACGCTTCCCTCTTTACTACATTCAGCCCCATTGTATGGTAGATATGGTGCCCCAGCTTTCCATACCCCATCCTCTCGCCAACAATATCCCACGAATACTGTACGATCCGTTCGCTGCCAAACATCAGCCCATCCATGTCAAACACAACCGCTTCTATCCTTTTTCTTCCCATGTGCATCCCCTTCTTTTTTTATAAGGCAGGGGAGAATCCCGCACCGCGAGATTCTCCCCATCACCGCACCTGCCCCCGCAGACACCCCCGTTATTTATTCAGCGCAATATACCCTGCAAAAACAGCGCAAGCACCAGCACCGGCAGCACATAGGTCACATACCCCCTGAGCCATCCCGGCACCGACAGGCCGCTTCCCTGATTGGCTTCCACCTGATAATTCTTGAATCCCCAGCCCCATTTCCAGGTACAGAAGACCAGATAGACAAGTGACCCAAGTGGGAGCAGTACATTGCTGACAATAAAATCCTCCAGATCCAGAATCGCACTGCCCTCCCCAAGCGGCTGAATTGCACTCAGCACATTATACCCCAGAGCACACGGCAGCGAAAGCAGTATAATCAGCACCAGATTGATCGCCGCAACCTTTTTCCTGTCAATGTTCCACATTTCCATGCAGCAGGCAATGATATTTTCAAATACGGCAATGACTGTTGAGAATGCCGCAAAAGACATAAACAGGAAAAACAATGTCCCCCATATCCTTCCGCCTGCCATCTCAAGAAATACATTCGGCAGCGTGATGAAGATAAGACTCGGTCCGCTGTCCGGGCTGACTCCAAACGCAAAACACGCCGGAAAGATGATCAGTCCTGCAACTATCGCCACAAATGTATCCAGTACTGCAACATTGACTGCCTCTCCCAGCAGTCGCTTATCTTTGCCCAGATAGCTTCCAAAAATCGCCATCGCACCGATTCCAAGACTCAGTGTGAAAAATGACTGGTTCATCGCCGCCACTATGACGCTGAAAAGCCCGAGAAGCATATTGCCGTCTCCGATCGCCCTCACCGGACTTTTTTTGCTGGCGCGCCCGACGGCAAATTCCATGCTCAGAATCGGCACACCCATGATCACCAGAAACAAAAGATAGAACAAAACAAAGATTCCTCCTCCATTTTGACCTACCACATACGGAAATCTCCAGACATTTCCTATACCGATCGCGCACCCCGCCGACAGCAGCAAAAATCCCAGCCGCGACTTAAACTGTTCTCTCCCATTCACTATGAAGTTCCTCCCTACGTTTGATTTTTTCATTGTAACAAAAACCCAATTCTTTATCAAACACAAAGATTAACGTTTTAAAGCGCCAGAGCAATACATGGTTACGACAGTTCCGCTGCGGTCATCTGACTCGAATTTCAGCCTGGCTTTGTGGAGTCTGGCGATCTCATGACACAGGGAAACTCCGAAACCATTTCCCTCTACCTCATTCTTTGCAAGTCTGATGTCCCGGTTCAGTGCTGCCAGTTTTCTGCCGTCTATGGGGGGCCCGTCATTCT
This window encodes:
- the clpP gene encoding ATP-dependent Clp endopeptidase proteolytic subunit ClpP; translation: MSLVPYVIEQTSRGERNYDIYSRLLKDRIIFLGEEVNDVTASLVVAQLLFLESEDPGKDVQLYINSPGGSVTAGMAIYDTMQYIKSDVSTICIGMAASMGAFLLSGGTKGKRFALPNAEIMIHQPSGGAQGQATEINIVAEHILKTRSKLNAILAQNTGQPIEVIAADTERDNYMSAEEAKAYGLIDGVIANR
- the tig gene encoding trigger factor gives rise to the protein MSVQVENLEKNMAKLTIEVSAEELEKAIQGAYLKQKSKINMPGFRKGKAPRAMVEKMYGVGIFYEDAANALIPEAYSKAVDESGLDIVSQPSVDVVQLESGKPFVFTAEVAVKPEVTLGEYKGLEVPKAELEVSEEDIAAELKKEQEANSRIVDVDDRAVENGDTVKLDFEGFVDGEAFAGGKGDDYPLVIGSNSFIPGFEEQLIGVKIGEPVDVNVTFPEEYQAEELAGKPAVFKCRVNKIEMKELPELDDDFAKDVSEFDTLEEYKADIKENLTKKKAEDAKRAKEDAAVGKAVENAQMEIPEPMLENQVNQMIDDFARRMQAQGLSMEQYVQITGSTPDMMKEQMKPQAMQRIQSRLVLEKIAEVENIQIADERLDEEIAKMAEMYKMEADKLKELMGDYEKEQMKKDMAVQEAVTLIAEAAKEV
- a CDS encoding DJ-1 family glyoxalase III, which encodes MAKVYIFLADGFEEVEGLTTVDLLRRAEIEVVMISIMGRHEVTGANGITVKADKLFEDIDVSDADMLILPGGQPGTTNLGAYKPLTEVLLKWNAKGGKLAAICAAPMVFGGLGLLKGRRATCYPGCEGGLDGAHTSEERVVTDGNITTSRGVGTAIAFGLELITILVNRETADTIKSSIVYGH
- a CDS encoding helix-turn-helix transcriptional regulator, whose amino-acid sequence is MQPELLQHNLKTLRKAHGYTQADMGRKLNIQRQSYANYENGNRIPSIEMLSKIAAIFKVTVDYLLQDITGSAGDTSSDSTAYAITDLITDYLSLPESSQKEIRQFIAFKKSMSD
- a CDS encoding CYTH domain-containing protein; this translates as MEIERKFLIRSLPENLSEYQTLKIEQAYLCTDPVVRVRRQNNEYILTYKSKGFLSREEYNLPLTEDAYLHLRKKADGIILSKTRYLIPLADGLKIELDFFDFPYETLQLAEVEFPTEEAAAAFTPPDWFGEDVTHSSRYQNSTLSLFDAT
- a CDS encoding helix-turn-helix transcriptional regulator; amino-acid sequence: MDYKRMNELRLLGLTIAYYRKLRGMTQMDLAEAVQISRTHMSNIEAPNGKTSISLNKLFDIAETLDVSMKDLFDFRSNI
- a CDS encoding helix-turn-helix transcriptional regulator; this encodes MDYKRMNELRLLGLTIAYYRKVRGMTQMELAEAVHISRTHMSNIEAPNGKTSISLNKLFDIAEALDVSMKDLFDFRDNAL
- the proC gene encoding pyrroline-5-carboxylate reductase, with product MKLGFIGCGNMGSAIMNGILNCRMVTPDGIMVSDKNEQAIMKAKQEKGVLTTVDNCTVVGFADILFLAVKPQYYEDVLTEIKDALSDRQIVVSIAPGKTLDWMGERLGGNCKIVRTMPNTPALVGEGMTGACRNRNVTDQEMETVLNILKSFGKAEVIPESLMDVVVSVSGSSPAYVFMFIEAMADAAVADGMPRAQAYEFAAQSVLGSAKLMMETGKHPGELKDMVCSPGGTTIEAVRVLEKQGFRSSVIEAMKACVRKAKGL
- a CDS encoding ABC transporter substrate-binding protein — translated: MKKWLIACVTVLLLCGVFLSGCSKDEKLTRVTLNEVAHSIFYAPQYVAIENGYFAEEGLDLELVTGYGADKTMAAVLSGEADIGFMGAEASIYTSLEGAKDPVVNFAQLTQRAGNFLVAREPMDDFKWSDLKGHDILGGRKGGMPQMVFEYILKQNGLDPENDMNIDQSIDFGSTAAAFSGGQADFTVEFEPGATLLEQEGAGYVVASLGVDSGYVPYTAYSAKGSYMEKNPEIIQKFTDAMQKGMDYVNSHSAEEIAGVIEPQFKETDLDTLTTIIKRYKDQETWKDNLIFEEKSFDLLQDILETAGELDSRASYDDLVTTAYAEKAAE
- a CDS encoding DUF5131 family protein; translated protein: MNWEPWTGCYKISDGCTNCYFYGPHAKRCGQNTIQKTDKFDWPIRMNKKGEYNIKGNKILATCFATDFFLPEADEWRKDAWSIIRQRTDIEFLILTKRIDRFPVSLPSDWGTGYDNVNIGCTVENQELADYRLPLFLSYPIKRRFIACAPLLEAIDLTPYLQGVEHVTVGGETGREARICKYEWVLNIREQCVKANVTFWFKNTGSLFQHNGTVEKINPFKQTGMAKELGIDISDGKRLF
- a CDS encoding HAD family phosphatase, with the translated sequence MGRKRIEAVVFDMDGLMFGSERIVQYSWDIVGERMGYGKLGHHIYHTMGLNVVKREAYFKENFGEEFPFAQFCDEYRGVFQAYVDEKGLPVKKGLYELLGFLKAQNIKRAVATSSSHDRTLKNLIGAGVLEDFQAVITGGMVTEAKPSPEIYLKACKALETPPGRALALEDSYNGIRSAYHAGMTVVMIPDLLTDSSPVDDLLDAKLKTLSEVAGWMGIVPIKSEQ
- a CDS encoding sodium-dependent transporter, which gives rise to MKKSNVGRNFIVNGREQFKSRLGFLLLSAGCAIGIGNVWRFPYVVGQNGGGIFVLFYLLFLVIMGVPILSMEFAVGRASKKSPVRAIGDGNMLLGLFSVIVAAMNQSFFTLSLGIGAMAIFGSYLGKDKRLLGEAVNVAVLDTFVAIVAGLIIFPACFAFGVSPDSGPSLIFITLPNVFLEMAGGRIWGTLFFLFMSFAAFSTVIAVFENIIACCMEMWNIDRKKVAAINLVLIILLSLPCALGYNVLSAIQPLGEGSAILDLEDFIVSNVLLPLGSLVYLVFCTWKWGWGFKNYQVEANQGSGLSVPGWLRGYVTYVLPVLVLALFLQGILR